In the genome of Montipora foliosa isolate CH-2021 chromosome 3, ASM3666993v2, whole genome shotgun sequence, one region contains:
- the LOC137994217 gene encoding uncharacterized protein — MAGDEALVMTSLVLIMAIFLRRRMTFFRRMRLMALQTRRMRCNAVMLSIQQQNNINHGKRKTMWVYPRPQFWFEQLVVNHYHDHIWREHFRVSRDTFEYICGLVGPQLIQQNTILRQAITVEKRVAVALWRLATGNSYRTVGLTFGIGRCTPMNVKDEFCSALIRRANDFIKFPKTEAETGQAMQEFFNISRFPQVVGALDGSHIPIKAPKDDPNEYVNRKSFHSIVLQEVADANGKFLHVSTGYAGSIHDARMLRMSALLTAIENGDILHSPKRRIGGTEVNPLLVADPAYKLTTWCMKPFPQTRAFLINL; from the coding sequence ATGGCGGGAGACGAAGCACTTGTTATGACATCTCTTGTCTTGATTATGGCAATATTTCTGCGAAGGAGAATGACTTTCTTTCGGAGGATGCGGCTAATGGCCTTACAGACGAGGAGGATGCGATGTAATGCTGTAATGTTGTCAATCCAACAGCAAAACAACATCAATCACGGCAAACGCAAGACAATGTGGGTTTATCCAAGACCACAATTTTGGTTCGAACAGCTAGTTGTAAACCATTACCACGATCATATATGGCGGGAGCACTTCAGGGTAAGCAGGGATACATTTGAATACATTTGTGGTCTCGTTGGCCCTCAGCTTATCCAGCAGAACACAATTCTCCGCCAAGCGATCACCGTGGAAAAGCGGGTGGCCGTTGCTCTTTGGAGGTTAGCTACTGGGAATTCGTACAGAACCGTGGGACTAACATTTGGAATTGGCCGATGCACTCCCATGAACGTTAAAGACGAATTTTGCTCTGCTTTGATAAGAAGAGCTAATGATTTCATTAAATTTCCGAAGACCGAGGCAGAAACTGGACAAGCCATGCAGGAATTTTTTAACATTAGCCGATTCCCTCAGGTTGTGGGCGCTCTCGATGGCTCGCATATACCAATAAAGGCGCCAAAAGACGACCCAAACGAGTACGTGAATCGAAAAAGTTTCCATAGCATTGTTTTGCAAGAAGTCGCCGATGCAAATGGCAAGTTTTTGCACGTGAGTACCGGCTACGCTGGAAGTATTCACGATGCTCGCATGCTACGAATGAGCGCATTGCTCACTGCAATAGAAAATGGCGATATTTTGCATTCCCCAAAGCGTCGGATAGGTGGCACCGAAGTAAACCCACTTCTTGTTGCTGACCCAGCTTACAAACTGACGACCTGGTGCATGAAACCTTTCCCTCAGACCAGAGCCTTTTTAATAAATCTCTGA
- the LOC137994218 gene encoding myb/SANT-like DNA-binding domain-containing protein 1, translated as MVYATIVENKMAHITAYITIEQSIDDMSQPGSSRNRCPNWSDAETRFLLQLWRDSFPISKRRNGAAWDSIAKKLNGVLNEQGISTFRTGTQCKAQMKSLQDEYKRVKDHNSRSGNNRETFDYFDEIDAVLGCKPNIAPKRVFECGFSEDASSSSVETGDSADPPQSSDQGDQSSDVEFEKEFEKNLQGNSKPSKKANKGKTSVTTKKRKALPSERSESNLVDFLEKSQSKDHEFFERLAEKEAERELKSQKLMFDCVKEIAKIFKGDN; from the coding sequence ATGGTTTACGCAACAATCGTCGAAAACAAGATGGCTCACATAACGGCTTACATAACAATCGAACAATCGATCGACGATATGTCGCAGCCAGGATCTAGCCGAAATCGGTGCCCAAACTGGTCCGATGCGGAGACACGTTTCCTATTACAATTGTGGAGAGACAGTTTCCCAATAAGCAAAAGAAGGAACGGTGCTGCCTGGGACTCCATTGCGAAGAAACTCAATGGTGTTTTAAACGAACAAGGTATTTCAACCTTCCGCACTGGCACGCAGTGTAAAGCGCAAATGAAATCCCTACAAGACGAATACAAGAGAGTGAAGGACCACAATTCTCGAAGTGGAAATAATCGGGAAACCTTCGACTACTTTGACGAAATCGATGCAGTGCTTGGCTGCAAGCCTAACATCGCACCAAAGCGTGTCTTTGAATGTGGCTTTTCGGAAGATGCTAGCAGCAGCAGCGTGGAAACCGGCGACTCTGCAGATCCACCACAATCAAGTGATCAAGGAGATCAAAGTAGCGATGTAGAGTTCgaaaaagagtttgaaaagaactTGCAGGGAAATTCAAAACCttccaaaaaagcgaacaaaggCAAAACGTCTGtcacaacaaagaaaaggaaggcCTTGCCGTCTGAGAGGTCTGAATCAAATCTTGTGGATTTCTTAGAAAAGAGCCAAAGTAAAGACCATGAGTTTTTTGAGCGCCTCGCTGAGAAAGAAGCAGAAAGGGAACTAAAGAGCCAAAAACTTATGTTTGATTGCGTTAAGGAAATTGCCAAAATTTTCAAAGGAGACAATTAA